aaaagcatatagGTCAGAggagagctcattaatattcataatcattccaaatatggtcaaaaccaaaCTTCTAATTTTAGAGCTATATTCTTGGGCTAATATATAAGCATGTAAGAcgatttctggagattttttaaatgcattgaatCAACACATTAAAGAAAATACATAAAAGATCATCATAATTTTGCATACACACATACTTTGCCAAACACAAAAACACGCTGTTGCTAGCTAGATTGCAAGGTTTGTTGATATAAATGAGGAAATTAAACAGAAACATGAAAATCCCTCAGTTGGATCACTTTAAAAGtactttacattattatattgaaaTAATGAGAACAAATTATGTCAAAAAAATATTGAACCGAGCTGAAaaacaatggggtatatgcacagggacttttaattttcagtaaacCAGCTCAagcgcttccagtgaactgtcaaGCCATTATAAACTCACCACATTTGACATCTGGTTTCTGTggaaaatcaatgatcttcactgcctgattgggATACAATATAAAGTTGGTCTCAGACTGGACTAAAAGCACTGAATTAAATATCATTGTTTGGCACCCacatctttaaaatatggaaatttaccACAATATTTCCAATGGAGTTTCGTTTCTGAACTCCCCCTGACGGGTTTTGCATTTAAacggtctttcatcttgttttgcacttgaacaactaaataaatgcttaaatttatttaactgattgtattttaattaaataacatcaTCAATGCTCTAAAAGAagccttatgaaattgaaaatagtcacataaacctttcaccagaagtttattggTGACTGAAAAACACTAACTATGCACACCCCATTGATTTACATTGAAATTCAATGTATGACATTGTATTTAGCTACAGTCTTGTTTGATTTCATAAACAGAGCACAGTCCAGGTCACTTTTTTCCCCAGAGGATTTTAAAGTGAACACAGTGTCGCAccaaaggttttttttatttgtattttttctgatGCTGACAGCAGTGACTTTAAAAACTTCATACGGAGGAATCAACACCTCTTTCTCATGCGGAAGTTTGGAATATTTCGTGACCTCTGCACCTTTACAAGTTTTGATTTCAAAGCATGATTTGTTTCCGAAATATGACGCTATTTTACGATCGAGAGACGATGACACAAACGAGCCAAAACGAAcctttttgttcaacacatttttgTTAAACTCAATTTTAGTTCCACGAAAAGTTGAAAAgcatttcttttgtgttttcttCAAAACCTGAACCGCTTCAGTCAACAGAAAGTGAAATGAATACcacttgtatttcttttttttgtactCGATTTTATCACTGCGAGTGTTAGAATTGAAATCATCATATACACTAGCATCGCTGTACACATAAATTGCAATTAAATTATTTCTCGTCAAACTATCAACTTGGTCCTTGACAAAATCTTCCCCTTTTTTCCAAGCTCTTCTGAATTTTTCCGAGTTGCTCATTTCCTTCTTCAGATATTCGGTCTTTACCAGATTTGCCATTTTGTCTCTACAGCCTTTATATTGGTCATCGACAGAATTTGGTGCCATATCCAATGAAATTATCCGATCTACAGCAGCGGCTGTGTGATCCTGCAGAAACAGCAATCGTAAAAATCACTAGATCAGTAAATATGTTCTTAACATTCATCCTAAAACACAAGCTCACCTGTTCTAGAG
This portion of the Danio rerio strain Tuebingen ecotype United States chromosome 3, GRCz12tu, whole genome shotgun sequence genome encodes:
- the zmp:0000000997 gene encoding uncharacterized protein LOC100535828 precursor, yielding MLVIIEALLLILAALEQDHTAAAVDRIISLDMAPNSVDDQYKGCRDKMANLVKTEYLKKEMSNSEKFRRAWKKGEDFVKDQVDSLTRNNLIAIYVYSDASVYDDFNSNTRSDKIEYKKKKYKWYSFHFLLTEAVQVLKKTQKKCFSTFRGTKIEFNKNVLNKKVRFGSFVSSSLDRKIASYFGNKSCFEIKTCKGAEVTKYSKLPHEKEVLIPPYEVFKVTAVSIRKNTNKKNLWCDTVFTLKSSGEKSDLDCALFMKSNKTVAKYNVIH